From a region of the Microbacterium sp. nov. GSS16 genome:
- a CDS encoding ATP-binding cassette domain-containing protein, whose product MPEGQVLEFTQVTKRFGALTAVSDLSVRVEPGAVTGFLGPNGAGKTTSLRILLGQIRPTSGSATIGGANYSELRHPLRTIGAVLEESAYRPRRTASRQLMLAAKANGIPSARVDEVLHLVGLQDDGDTRLGSYSLGMRQRLAVASALLGDPGVLVLDEPANGLDPEGIRWMRLLMRRLADEGRTVLVSSHVLSEIEQVADDVVVLSKGRAVHAGPISELADASGGAVVVDAENRAPLITALSAAKLDFDVLRSGVTVRDSDSAAVGAVAAQAGVALTMLQQRGPSLEEVFLDLVYGRRADSPRLDTSANRVAHASDPMSGAGVASADAARTDATDASDVDARDDVDRVVDDAEAGAADAALVAGGVPLSGAAAVVADGGAVAAAGTGYGAAPTDTIAVDEHAPDSDDTDSDATAEGASDSAPTDEGATDGDASDIDATESDSDATDGNATDSAGTEGAATESDGDANATTLDDPAAGAQIAGVETAADAEADAPSASDAPEDGGQAVDGDSEPAPANETSEGAKTVDGGPENAPGDETSEGTDTDAGADLDAANSDISDVEMDSPSSDEARAAEQSDDDLIDDVIDGATVGETREPDAHAEPDARPEADAQRASDAQPEHDDEHDDDEHRADESSDETRPLLLPLATDAVTLPSAAVEPTFTELITGLPASVTTDGSDNPAPATEAISIVTPTLSGDDDDDSVDDGDDDPRLAAMRTSLSAAASRFFDGPAPDYPYSSRAQRREESADADADEASERPDGTSGHDARHDGDQGQQQH is encoded by the coding sequence ATGCCCGAAGGACAGGTGCTCGAGTTCACCCAGGTCACAAAGCGCTTCGGCGCGCTGACCGCCGTTTCCGACCTCTCCGTCCGCGTCGAGCCCGGCGCCGTCACCGGATTCCTCGGCCCGAACGGCGCAGGCAAGACCACGTCACTGCGCATCCTGCTCGGGCAGATCCGCCCCACCTCGGGCTCCGCGACCATCGGCGGAGCGAACTACTCCGAGCTGCGTCACCCGCTGCGCACGATCGGTGCCGTGCTGGAGGAGTCGGCGTACCGCCCGCGCCGCACGGCAAGTCGTCAGCTGATGCTCGCCGCGAAGGCCAACGGCATTCCGTCCGCTCGTGTCGATGAGGTGCTGCACCTGGTCGGCCTGCAGGACGACGGCGACACCCGCCTGGGCAGCTACTCACTGGGAATGCGGCAGCGTCTGGCCGTCGCGTCGGCGCTGCTCGGCGACCCCGGCGTTCTCGTGCTCGACGAGCCGGCCAACGGTCTCGACCCCGAGGGCATCCGCTGGATGCGTCTGCTGATGCGTCGCCTCGCCGACGAAGGACGCACGGTGCTCGTCTCGTCTCACGTGCTGAGCGAGATCGAGCAGGTGGCCGACGACGTCGTGGTGCTGTCGAAAGGCCGTGCGGTGCACGCCGGCCCCATCTCCGAACTCGCGGATGCCTCCGGCGGTGCCGTCGTGGTGGATGCCGAGAACCGCGCACCCCTGATCACCGCGCTCTCGGCCGCGAAGCTCGACTTCGACGTGCTGCGCTCGGGCGTCACCGTGCGCGACTCCGATTCGGCTGCGGTCGGCGCCGTCGCCGCCCAGGCCGGCGTCGCCCTGACCATGCTGCAGCAGCGCGGGCCCAGCCTCGAGGAGGTCTTCCTCGACCTCGTCTACGGGCGCCGTGCCGACAGCCCGCGCCTCGACACGTCGGCGAATCGGGTCGCGCACGCGTCCGACCCGATGAGCGGGGCAGGCGTCGCCAGCGCCGACGCGGCGAGGACGGATGCTACGGATGCTTCGGATGTCGACGCCCGCGACGACGTGGACCGCGTCGTCGACGACGCTGAGGCCGGTGCTGCCGACGCGGCCCTGGTCGCCGGAGGTGTGCCCCTTTCGGGCGCGGCTGCGGTCGTCGCCGACGGAGGCGCGGTGGCTGCAGCCGGCACCGGATACGGGGCCGCACCCACCGACACGATCGCCGTGGACGAGCACGCGCCGGACAGTGATGATACGGACAGCGACGCGACGGCTGAAGGCGCGTCGGACAGCGCGCCGACCGACGAAGGCGCGACGGACGGCGACGCATCGGACATCGACGCGACGGAAAGTGACAGCGACGCGACGGACGGAAACGCGACGGACAGCGCCGGAACGGAAGGCGCCGCCACGGAAAGTGACGGCGACGCGAACGCGACGACCCTGGACGACCCCGCGGCGGGTGCGCAGATCGCCGGCGTCGAGACGGCCGCGGATGCCGAGGCGGACGCGCCGTCGGCGTCCGATGCACCAGAGGACGGCGGGCAGGCCGTCGATGGCGATTCGGAGCCCGCGCCCGCGAACGAGACGAGCGAGGGCGCAAAGACCGTCGATGGCGGACCCGAGAACGCGCCAGGAGACGAGACGAGCGAGGGCACGGACACCGATGCCGGCGCCGACCTCGACGCCGCGAACTCGGACATCTCCGACGTGGAAATGGACTCTCCGTCATCGGACGAGGCTCGCGCAGCCGAGCAGAGCGATGATGACCTGATCGACGACGTGATCGACGGTGCCACTGTCGGCGAGACGCGTGAGCCGGACGCCCACGCTGAGCCGGACGCCCGCCCCGAGGCCGACGCCCAGCGGGCGTCGGATGCGCAGCCGGAACACGACGACGAGCACGACGACGACGAGCACCGCGCCGACGAATCGTCGGACGAGACGCGACCGCTGCTCCTGCCCCTCGCGACCGATGCGGTCACTCTGCCGTCTGCGGCGGTCGAACCGACGTTCACCGAGCTGATCACGGGCCTTCCCGCCTCCGTCACCACCGACGGATCCGACAACCCGGCCCCGGCGACCGAGGCCATCTCGATCGTGACGCCCACCCTGTCGGGCGACGACGACGATGACTCCGTCGACGACGGAGATGACGACCCGCGACTCGCCGCGATGCGCACCTCGCTCTCGGCAGCGGCCAGCCGCTTCTTCGACGGTCCTGCTCCGGATTACCCCTACAGCTCACGCGCTCAGCGGCGCGAGGAGTCGGCCGACGCGGATGCCGACGAGGCATCCGAACGCCCCGACGGCACCTCGGGCCACGATGCCCGCCACGACGGAGACCAGGGCCAGCAGCAGCACTGA
- a CDS encoding ABC transporter ATP-binding protein — protein sequence MLGKLLTRYLARYWPLLITIVVLQFASVMASLNLPEINADIVNNGVAKADIGYIWNRGGFMLLVSLGQILASILATFFAARMAMSAGRDIRADVFARVSGFSEREVSQFGAGSLITRNTNDVQQVQMLAMMGATMFVTAPLLAIGGIIKAIQTDVGLSWLIAVSVPLLLVIAVVIIGRMVPLFRRNQAKLDDVNRIMREQLTGVRVVRAFVRERIEERRFRTVNTDLMVLGRNIGSLFVLMFPLFMLVLNVTIVAVVWFGGVEINAGNAEIGTIFAFMQYIGQIMMGVIMSSFMAMMIPRAAVSAERVTEVLDAESSMTRPENGVTDFPEPGAVAFRNVEFTYPGAEVPVLSDITFDARPGETVAIIGSTGSGKTTLVSLIPRLFDATGGAVHVGGVDVREADLDTLWQGIGLVPQRPFLFSGTVASNLRYGRKDATDDELWAALEIAQGRDFVEAMPDGLDSRIAQGGTNVSGGQRQRLAIARAIVHRPRILVFDDSFSALDLTTDARLRQALWRELPDVTKIVVAQRVSTITDADRIVVLDDGAVVGVGTHDELLVTSPTYREIVESQLGVDA from the coding sequence GTGCTCGGAAAACTCCTCACCCGCTATCTGGCCAGATACTGGCCGCTGCTCATCACGATCGTCGTGCTGCAGTTCGCCAGCGTCATGGCATCCCTCAACCTGCCCGAGATCAACGCCGACATCGTCAACAACGGCGTCGCGAAGGCCGACATCGGCTACATCTGGAACCGCGGCGGCTTCATGCTGCTCGTGTCGCTGGGGCAGATCCTCGCCTCGATCCTCGCCACCTTCTTCGCCGCGCGCATGGCGATGAGCGCCGGCCGCGACATCCGCGCCGACGTCTTCGCCCGGGTGAGCGGATTCTCCGAGCGTGAGGTGTCACAATTCGGCGCCGGCTCGCTGATCACCCGCAACACGAACGACGTGCAGCAGGTGCAGATGCTCGCGATGATGGGCGCGACGATGTTCGTCACCGCTCCGCTGCTCGCGATCGGGGGCATCATCAAGGCCATCCAGACCGACGTCGGCCTCAGCTGGCTGATCGCCGTGTCGGTGCCGCTGCTGCTGGTCATCGCCGTCGTGATCATCGGCCGGATGGTGCCGCTGTTCCGGCGCAATCAGGCCAAGCTCGACGACGTCAACCGCATCATGCGCGAGCAGCTGACCGGTGTGCGCGTCGTGCGCGCCTTCGTGCGCGAGCGCATCGAAGAGCGTCGGTTCCGCACCGTCAACACCGACCTCATGGTGCTCGGACGCAACATCGGCTCGCTGTTCGTGCTGATGTTCCCGCTCTTCATGCTCGTGCTCAACGTCACCATCGTCGCGGTGGTGTGGTTCGGCGGCGTGGAGATCAATGCCGGCAACGCCGAAATCGGCACGATCTTCGCGTTCATGCAGTACATCGGCCAGATCATGATGGGCGTCATCATGTCGAGCTTCATGGCGATGATGATCCCGCGCGCCGCCGTCTCGGCCGAGCGCGTCACCGAGGTGCTCGACGCCGAATCGTCGATGACCCGCCCCGAGAACGGCGTCACCGACTTCCCCGAGCCGGGCGCGGTGGCTTTCCGGAACGTCGAGTTCACGTATCCGGGTGCGGAGGTGCCGGTTCTCTCCGACATCACCTTCGACGCCCGGCCGGGCGAGACGGTGGCGATCATCGGATCCACCGGATCGGGTAAGACGACTCTGGTCTCGCTGATCCCGCGCCTCTTCGACGCGACGGGCGGCGCGGTGCACGTGGGCGGCGTCGACGTGCGTGAGGCCGATCTCGACACGCTCTGGCAGGGCATCGGGCTCGTGCCGCAGCGCCCCTTCCTGTTCTCCGGCACGGTCGCATCCAACCTCCGCTACGGGCGGAAGGATGCCACCGACGACGAGCTGTGGGCGGCGCTCGAGATCGCCCAGGGGCGCGACTTCGTCGAGGCGATGCCGGACGGACTCGACTCGCGCATCGCCCAGGGCGGCACGAACGTCTCCGGCGGCCAGCGGCAGCGTCTGGCGATCGCCCGGGCGATCGTGCACCGGCCGCGCATCCTCGTGTTCGACGACTCGTTCTCGGCCCTCGATCTGACGACGGATGCCCGATTGCGCCAGGCCCTGTGGCGAGAGCTGCCCGACGTCACCAAGATCGTCGTCGCGCAGCGCGTCTCGACGATCACCGACGCCGACCGCATCGTCGTCCTCGACGACGGCGCCGTGGTGGGCGTGGGCACGCACGACGAGCTGCTCGTCACCAGCCCGACCTACCGCGAGATCGTCG
- a CDS encoding enoyl-CoA hydratase/isomerase family protein — protein sequence MTDTEAATVIARTDSSLGRVTLNRPRAINALDLGMIEQITAALTAWVDDTDVQTVLIDGAGERGLCAGGDVRALYDSITSGQPDHIADFFRAEYAMNALIAEYPKPVVVFADGITMGGGIGLAGHAAVRIVTERSRLAMPETRIGFTPDVGGTWLLGRAPGRLGEYFGLTGQSMSAADALYLGFADHFVPSENLDGLRDALATRADPGTPNELTLLFDETPEPSQLPAARAWIDETFSGDTVGEIMQRLRESDAPDAATALATLEELSPTALTVTLDAVREARAMSGVREALEGEYRRVMWFGHNHPDLVEGIRAQLVDKDRDPKWQPATVADLPADAGAPARAYVPEPPLF from the coding sequence GTGACCGACACCGAAGCCGCCACCGTCATCGCCCGCACCGACAGCTCGCTCGGACGCGTCACGCTGAACCGTCCGCGGGCGATCAACGCCCTGGATCTCGGCATGATCGAGCAGATCACCGCAGCCCTCACGGCATGGGTCGACGACACCGACGTGCAGACCGTGCTGATCGACGGCGCCGGCGAGCGGGGTCTGTGCGCCGGCGGTGACGTGCGCGCGCTCTACGACTCGATCACGAGCGGTCAGCCCGACCACATCGCCGACTTCTTCCGCGCCGAGTACGCGATGAACGCGCTCATCGCCGAGTATCCCAAGCCCGTCGTCGTGTTCGCCGACGGGATCACGATGGGCGGTGGCATCGGCCTCGCCGGTCACGCCGCCGTGCGCATCGTGACCGAGCGCTCGCGCCTCGCGATGCCCGAGACGCGCATCGGCTTCACACCCGACGTCGGGGGCACCTGGCTGCTCGGCCGCGCGCCGGGCCGGCTGGGGGAGTACTTCGGTCTCACGGGCCAGAGCATGAGCGCGGCGGACGCCCTGTACCTCGGCTTCGCTGATCACTTCGTGCCGTCTGAGAACCTGGACGGGCTGCGCGATGCTCTCGCCACCCGTGCCGACCCCGGCACGCCGAACGAGCTGACCCTGCTGTTCGACGAGACGCCGGAGCCGTCGCAGCTGCCGGCCGCTCGGGCGTGGATCGACGAGACCTTCTCCGGCGACACCGTGGGAGAGATCATGCAGCGGCTGCGGGAATCGGATGCCCCGGATGCAGCGACTGCCCTCGCGACGCTCGAGGAGCTCTCGCCCACCGCCCTCACCGTCACCCTCGACGCCGTGCGCGAGGCACGCGCGATGAGCGGTGTGCGCGAAGCGCTGGAGGGGGAGTACCGCCGGGTCATGTGGTTCGGGCACAATCATCCCGATCTGGTCGAGGGCATCCGGGCTCAGCTGGTCGACAAGGACCGCGACCCGAAGTGGCAGCCTGCGACCGTCGCCGACCTGCCCGCGGATGCCGGTGCGCCGGCGCGCGCGTACGTGCCCGAGCCGCCGCTCTTCTGA
- a CDS encoding glycosyltransferase family 4 protein, with the protein MPSENAARPAVLMVCDYSLRYLGGAQTAFIRQAQALAGEGVRVVVLAPDADALTSDGITTVSPPKRGTIPVLDLPLLGRARDLEPLVAATIRRHGVGAVVLHSEFAVAAAAIDVARQLGIPSLHTVHTFFWRAPAALAPFAPVVSRVHRSLTGIRNGGRFTGSHPLNNSLRTMTLRVAERADIVLSPSKHQAVALRDAGAGRVEAFSNVAQPLRVAPAPEGEPLRLLWVARFAPEKRVDVAIDAMRLVVERLGEGRVHLDVAGGTHRPVPGVTFHGPVPGERVGELMDAADAALITSLGFDNQPMVALEAFAHGRPVIVSDPVLAREFGDAALGTPSPDAEGLADLIIRLAADRSLLAAPREAAVAYASERVAAAHVARLLELAASV; encoded by the coding sequence ATGCCCTCCGAGAACGCCGCCCGCCCAGCCGTGCTGATGGTGTGCGACTACTCGCTGCGCTACCTCGGCGGTGCGCAGACGGCTTTCATCCGTCAGGCGCAGGCTCTCGCCGGCGAAGGTGTGAGGGTTGTCGTCCTGGCACCGGATGCGGACGCTCTGACGTCAGACGGCATCACCACGGTCTCCCCGCCGAAGCGCGGCACGATCCCGGTGCTCGACCTGCCGCTGCTCGGACGGGCCCGCGATCTCGAGCCGCTGGTCGCCGCGACGATCCGTCGGCACGGTGTCGGTGCGGTCGTCCTGCACTCTGAATTCGCAGTCGCGGCGGCCGCGATCGACGTGGCGCGCCAGCTGGGGATCCCCTCACTGCACACCGTGCACACCTTCTTCTGGCGCGCTCCGGCAGCGCTGGCCCCGTTCGCGCCGGTGGTCTCGCGCGTGCACCGCTCGCTCACCGGCATCCGGAATGGCGGCCGTTTCACTGGCAGCCATCCGCTGAACAATTCTCTGCGGACCATGACGCTGCGGGTCGCGGAGCGCGCCGACATCGTTCTCTCGCCCTCGAAGCACCAAGCTGTGGCGCTGCGCGATGCGGGCGCTGGGCGGGTCGAGGCGTTCTCGAACGTCGCCCAGCCGCTTCGGGTGGCCCCCGCGCCGGAGGGAGAACCGCTGCGCCTGCTGTGGGTGGCGCGCTTCGCGCCCGAGAAGCGCGTCGACGTCGCAATCGACGCGATGCGCCTCGTTGTCGAGCGTCTCGGTGAGGGCCGGGTGCACCTCGACGTCGCCGGCGGCACGCACCGCCCCGTGCCGGGCGTGACCTTCCACGGACCGGTACCGGGTGAACGAGTCGGCGAGCTGATGGATGCCGCGGATGCCGCCCTCATCACCTCGCTCGGCTTCGACAACCAGCCGATGGTCGCGCTCGAGGCGTTCGCGCACGGACGCCCGGTGATCGTCAGCGACCCCGTGCTCGCGAGGGAGTTCGGCGACGCCGCGCTCGGCACCCCCAGTCCGGATGCTGAGGGCCTGGCCGACCTGATCATCCGGCTCGCGGCCGACCGCTCGCTGCTCGCGGCTCCGCGCGAAGCCGCCGTGGCGTATGCGAGCGAGCGGGTGGCCGCCGCCCACGTCGCGCGACTGCTGGAGCTCGCCGCCTCGGTCTGA
- the hemL gene encoding glutamate-1-semialdehyde 2,1-aminomutase: MDRNDSLFDTARSVIPGGVNSPVRAYGSVGGTPRFLASASGARVTDAAGREYIDLVASWGPALLGHAHPKVVQAVQDAATRGLSFGAPTEGEVELAQLIADRVRHGDVRPIERVRLVSTGTEATMTAIRLARGVTGRDLLVKFAGHYHGHSDGLLAAAGSGVATLALPGSAGVPAPIAAQTLVIDYNDPDALAAVFAEHGERIAAVIVEAASANMGVVAPLPGFNKLIADTAHAHGALMILDEVLTGFRVHPAGFWGLQQEGGEKYVPDIITFGKVVGGGMPLAALGGSAAVMDMLAPVGPVYQAGTLSGNPLSVAAGIATLRLATPEVYARIDAAASRLSAALDAALTDAGVVHAVPHAGNLFGVAFLPEAPRDYAIAQTQESFRYAPFFHSMREQGVALPPSVFEAWFLTAAHGEDELAAIEAALPAAAAAAASA; the protein is encoded by the coding sequence ATGGACCGCAACGACTCCCTGTTCGACACCGCCCGCTCCGTGATCCCCGGCGGAGTCAACTCGCCGGTGCGCGCGTACGGCTCGGTCGGCGGTACGCCGCGGTTCCTGGCATCCGCCTCCGGCGCCCGGGTGACCGACGCGGCCGGCCGCGAGTACATCGACCTCGTCGCATCATGGGGTCCGGCGCTGCTCGGGCATGCGCATCCCAAGGTCGTGCAGGCGGTTCAGGATGCCGCCACCCGCGGCCTCTCGTTCGGCGCTCCCACCGAGGGCGAGGTCGAGCTCGCCCAGCTGATCGCCGACCGGGTGCGCCACGGCGACGTGCGACCGATCGAGCGCGTGCGCCTGGTCTCCACCGGCACCGAGGCGACCATGACCGCCATCCGGCTCGCTCGCGGCGTCACAGGACGCGATCTGCTGGTGAAGTTCGCCGGCCACTACCACGGGCACTCCGACGGACTGCTCGCCGCCGCCGGCTCGGGCGTCGCCACCCTCGCGCTGCCCGGCTCGGCCGGGGTGCCGGCTCCGATCGCCGCGCAGACGCTGGTCATCGACTACAACGACCCGGATGCCCTGGCCGCGGTGTTCGCCGAGCACGGTGAGCGCATCGCCGCGGTGATCGTAGAGGCGGCGTCGGCGAACATGGGCGTCGTCGCCCCGCTGCCCGGCTTCAACAAGCTCATCGCTGACACCGCCCACGCGCACGGTGCGCTGATGATCCTCGACGAGGTGCTCACCGGATTCCGCGTGCACCCTGCCGGCTTCTGGGGGCTGCAGCAGGAGGGGGGCGAGAAGTACGTGCCCGACATCATCACGTTCGGCAAGGTGGTCGGCGGAGGGATGCCCCTTGCCGCCCTGGGCGGCAGCGCCGCGGTGATGGACATGCTCGCCCCCGTCGGCCCCGTCTATCAGGCGGGAACGCTGTCGGGCAATCCGCTCTCGGTCGCGGCGGGGATCGCGACCCTGCGGCTAGCGACGCCGGAAGTCTATGCACGAATCGACGCCGCCGCTTCGCGGCTGTCTGCGGCGCTCGACGCTGCGCTTACCGACGCGGGCGTGGTGCACGCCGTGCCGCATGCGGGCAACCTGTTCGGGGTCGCCTTCCTGCCCGAGGCGCCGCGCGACTACGCGATCGCTCAGACGCAGGAGTCGTTCCGGTACGCCCCGTTCTTCCACTCCATGCGCGAGCAGGGGGTGGCGCTGCCGCCCAGCGTGTTCGAGGCGTGGTTCCTCACGGCTGCGCACGGGGAAGACGAGCTCGCCGCCATCGAGGCGGCACTGCCTGCGGCGGCTGCAGCCGCGGCATCCGCCTGA
- the hemB gene encoding porphobilinogen synthase: MSRFPDARLRRLRQSAPVRELVRETSLEPRQLVLPMFVREGLADPAPIGSMPGVVQHSLDSLKAAAVDAAEAGLGGVMLFGVPAVRDAIGSGADDPDGILNVATTALAAEVGDALVVQTDLCLDEFTDHGHCGVLTPAGGVDNDATLERYASMALAQARAGSQLLGLSGMMDGQVAVIREALDDEGFHDTLILAYSAKYASAFYGPFREAVDSQLQGDRRSYQMDPGNRREGVREALFDQDEGADIVMVKPAMAFLDVLREVRDAVDVPVWAYQVSGEYAMIEAAAANGWIDRRAAVLESLMSIRRAGADAVLTYWAVEAARWLRP; encoded by the coding sequence GTGAGCCGCTTCCCCGACGCGCGGCTGCGCCGCCTTCGCCAGTCCGCTCCCGTTCGTGAGCTCGTGCGCGAGACGTCGCTCGAGCCGCGCCAGCTGGTGCTGCCGATGTTCGTGCGCGAGGGTCTCGCCGACCCCGCGCCGATCGGCTCGATGCCGGGTGTCGTCCAGCACTCGCTGGATTCGCTGAAGGCAGCCGCGGTGGATGCCGCCGAGGCCGGACTCGGCGGAGTGATGCTGTTCGGCGTGCCGGCCGTGCGAGACGCGATCGGATCGGGCGCCGACGACCCCGACGGCATCCTGAATGTCGCCACGACCGCGCTGGCTGCGGAGGTGGGCGACGCGCTCGTCGTGCAGACCGACCTCTGCCTCGACGAGTTCACGGACCACGGTCACTGCGGTGTGCTGACGCCTGCAGGTGGCGTCGACAACGACGCCACGCTCGAGCGCTACGCCTCGATGGCCCTCGCGCAGGCCCGCGCCGGCTCTCAGCTGCTGGGCCTCAGCGGCATGATGGACGGGCAGGTGGCCGTCATCCGCGAGGCGCTCGACGACGAGGGATTCCACGACACGCTGATTCTCGCCTACTCGGCCAAGTACGCGAGCGCCTTCTACGGCCCGTTCCGCGAGGCCGTCGACTCGCAGCTGCAGGGCGACCGTCGCAGTTACCAGATGGACCCCGGCAACCGCCGCGAGGGCGTGCGCGAGGCGTTGTTCGATCAGGACGAAGGCGCCGACATCGTCATGGTCAAGCCCGCGATGGCCTTCCTGGATGTGCTGCGCGAGGTGCGCGACGCGGTCGACGTGCCGGTGTGGGCGTACCAGGTCTCGGGCGAGTACGCGATGATCGAGGCCGCCGCCGCGAACGGATGGATCGACCGCCGCGCGGCCGTGCTCGAGTCGCTCATGTCGATCCGCCGTGCCGGTGCCGATGCCGTGCTGACGTACTGGGCGGTCGAGGCTGCGCGCTGGTTGCGCCCCTGA